From Bacteroidales bacterium:
TAACCTGATAGTTCTTATCCAATAACAATTTGCTTAAATAAGCCCCATCCTGCCCGGTAATACCTGTTATAAGTGCGGTTTTCGTCATTATAGTAGTTATGACTTCAAAATAAATTCAATTATCGTATGCTTTTGCTTTTCCCAGTTATCATAGCCTTCGGAAATATATTTATACGTGTTTTCTTGTACTTCAAGCAGAGCTGATAGATCAATATTTTGAGGTTGGGCTAAGTTAAAAAGATACCCGGTTAATCCATGTATAATATATTCGTTCATTGTTGGATTATCAACTGCTATAATGACTTTACCCAGGGCCATTGCCTCTAAAAAAGACATCCCTATTCCTTCATGTTCCCTAGGGGCTATATAAATACCTTTTTGCTTGATCACGTTCCATAAATCTTCTCTTGTCTCGAACCAGTCTGAATACCTTATGTTATATTTTTTTTCATCTTCGATTGATGGCATGCAAAATTGATAATTTGGATCTATAGCTTTATGAATATGAATCTTCACTTCATCCTGGTCAAATAGTTTTATGATTGTGTTAATATTAATGTTGTTGGTCCTTTGCCAGAAAAAGACTTCATTTGCATTCCCCGGGGTGAATTCTCCGGGTTTGGGGAAATACTGTATATACATAGATTCAAATCCCCATTCAAGCAATTTTGTATGAAGCGTTTTTGAAAAATTAACGATTTTAAGTTTACAGTATCTATTCCACCAAGACTGTGTTAAACCACCAGAACTGTCGTACATTGGGAAAAATATAAGATTGTCATTTTTAATCTTTTCAAATTGATTTACTGTTGGTAAATTCTGAAAAAAGATTACGCCAAGATAGCTATTGTCAATAAATGAAAGATCGGGATAGGAACCACCATTCCAACTCTCATCCAGAATCACCTCAACATCATAAAACTGTCTTAAATAATCCAGTAGAAATAAAGTTGATTTTGTTTTGTTGTGATACGAGTGCCCGATGTAGACAATTTTTTTTGACCGGGTATTTATTCTTCTGCCTTTCTTAGGTTTACCCAATCTCGCTAAAAATTTTATGAAATGCCGAAATCCAATACTTAACTTTCGGTAAACTTTCAATATAATTTGCATAAGTAATAGTCCGAAATTCCAAATTATTACTGCTATCCTTCTTCTCAGGCTTCCAGTTGGGAAAAATAAATTTACTAATTTATATAAAAACAAAATCAATCTCCACCCATATGAATTAGAAATTACTCCTAATTCTGATATAACTGTTTCTAACCTGTACCTTGTTGAGTTCAGTTCCGAATTGGTGGCTTCAAACTGAGATTTGGCCTTGGCTAACTCAGATTTGGTGGAGTCATGCTCAGAATTAACGGTCTCAAGCTGTGATTTGGCCGTGGCTAACTCAGATTTGATGGAGTCCAGTTCCGAATTGGTGGTTTCAAACTGAGATTTGGCCTTGGTTAACTCAGATTTGGTAGAGTCCAGTTCCGAATTAGTGGCTTCAAACTGAGATTTGGTCGTGGCTAACTCTGATTTGGTGGAGTCATGCTCAGAATTAACGGTCTCAAGCTGTGATTTGGCCGTGGCTAACTCAGATTTGGTGGAGTCCAGTTCCGAATTGGTGGTTTCAAACTGAGATTTGGCCTTGGCTAACTCAGATTTGGTGGAGTCATGCTCAGAATTAACGGTCTCAAGCTGTGATTTGGCCGTGGCTAACTCAGATTTGATGGAGTCCAGTTCCGAATTGGTGGTTTCAAACTGAGATTTGGCCGTGGCTAACTCAGATTTGGCGGAGTCCAATTCCGAATTGGTGGTTTCAAGCTTCGATTTGATCCTTTCATATTGCGATTTAATCCTATCAAGTTCAGCATAGCTCAATGAGAGCTTGCGTACTAATATTTCAGATTGATTCTCCATTTTATCATTTAATTTACTCAAATCATTTATATCACCATGTATTTCTTTATTAATTTCATCCGTTCTCCTTATTACATTTTTAGCAAAATCATAATCCGATTGAATCAGGTTTGTTATTTCAATTTTTTTATTATCATCAGAAAATTGCTCATTTAAAAGCGGATTATTAACAAATTTTTTATTAGTGAACAGATGCAGGTTGCTACCATTTGAATAAAAATAACTATTGAATTTTAATGCAATGTATTTTAATGTATTTAAAGAATAAAATGAAATGTGCTGCCCTGTCTCGGGAACAAAATACCACCAATCTTTAATATCTTTAATTTCAAGATGTGGCTGTAATTCTGTTGAAAAGATTAAAGAATCTGAATATTTAAATATATTTTTAATTTCTTCCAGCGGATTTACTAAGTGCTCAAAAACTTCGAACGCTGTAACAATTTCAAATTTATTATCCCCAATTAAATCAACCAGATCATAATTTTTTGTAAAAATGTTTTCGCAATACTTATCTTCTCTGTAAAAATTAAATCCTTTGTCTCGCATCAAACGCACAAACAGCCCATAACCACCTGCATAATCAAGAAATTTTTCACCGGATTTAAAATATTTCAAAATAATTATTTCAACTGCATTTGAATAAATAACATTTCTCGATACTAAACCTATATCAAGATCCGTGATGGCGTTTTTATATGCTTCATCTAACCAATAAGGGCTTTCGGTCTGGATAAATTCACAAATCGGGCACTTATAATAATCTACCTCGTATTTATTCAATACAAAACTTTTAAATAAGAATTTTGCTTCGCCTGAACATATATTACATCTGACACTTTCCATCAAAGTCATTTCAAATCATATAATTTGCAATAACCTCCTCCGGAGCGCCAAGAATGTTGGTACTCCCATTTTGCAACAAAAGAACGCGGTCACTATATTTTTTAATACTACTTAAATCATGCGAAACAAAAATGATTGTCCTGCCTTCGGCAATTATTTTATGAAAAACCTCGAAACATTTTACCTGGAAATTGGCATCGCCCACGGCCAGAACTTCATCCATCAACAGAATTTCTTTATTTGCATGAATGGCGACTGAAAATGCAAGTCTTACATGCATCCCACTGGAGTAATTCTTTACCTTTAGATTAATAAATCTTTCCAACTCCGAAAACTCGACAATTTTGTGATAACTGCGGTCAATCTCTTTTTTTGTCAATCCTAATAGAGTGCCGTTCAAATAAATATTGTCCTTCCCCGAAAGTTCAGGATTAAAGCCAACCCCAAGCTCCAGAAAAGGTGATATTTCGCCATTGATCGTAATCGAACCTTTGTTAGGTGTATAAATCCCTGCCAGTATTTTCAACAAGGTCGACTTTCCACTTCCGTTCCGGCCGATGATACCAAAAAACTCCCCTTTTTTAATTTCGAATGATACATCTTCAAGTGCATTAAAGGTTTCATAGGTCATCTTCTTGCTGAAACTTAAAATCCGTTCCCTGATAGTGTTCCGTCGTTGCTGGGGGATACGGAAACTCTTAGAGACATGTTCAACTTTTATAACGATATCGTTGTTCATCATTTTTGGCTAAGTTACCTATTGTCTATCAGGTTCATTGAGAATTTTTTCAGATGTACTCAGTGTTCATTCATTGTTTATTTCCCAATGTCCGCCTTTAGCGGGGCCAATGCGTTTAATATACCCAGATTCTTTAAGTTTCTTAATATTGTTTTCTATAGCAGTAGTGCTGATACCAACTTTTTCTGAAAGCCCGGTAATAGTGATTTCGGGATTTTCTGCCATTAATTTGAATATCATTCTCAACTTTTCACCCAACTTTTCACCCAACTTTTCACCCAACTTCATTAGATGTTTTGATTTATTTATCGTTTTTACCAATGGATGAATCATTAGAATTGTGAGGAAATAATTTCGATCGTCATCGGTTTCAAATATTGGTTCGGGCGACCCGTTTTGTTGCATAATCTTATAAATAGTGGGAATACCCGTACTGCGGCCTTCGGTAAGGTGCATTTCTTTTAGAAAATCGCCAATACGCCGGTTGCGGTAATCGCGAACCACTATGGTATGTTGTTTTAACATTTTATTGGTGATAGGTGGAAGCGGACCCGGGAAGCTTAAAATTTCTATTTTATCGAACCGGATGTTTACTTCAATAGTAGCCGGGTGTTCGTAACTTCTGTGATAAACAGCGTTTGCCAATGTTTCCTCCACTGCCTGGTAAGGGTAGTTGAAAAACCTCGAAGCTTCAGCTTTTCCGGGTATCTTACGAACGTGTTCCTCAATAATGTTTGATTTTATATATGCAAGGGCTTCCCGTAACTGATTATGCAAAGGACCAGTAAATCTTTTTTCTACAAAAGTAATTCCATCTTCATCGCCATAAATGATAACCTCAATAAGCGCTCCCCTGAAAAATTTGTCTGGGCGGTCGTTAAAAAGTAACAGCCCGACATTAACGGGCTTGAAGAATTCCTCCGAGCCACGCGCAATTCGCATTTTAGCTACCAAGTCTGCTAATGAAAGTTGAGCCGAATGTTCATACAAGTCACTACCCACCTCCTGTAAAAAACCTTGAATTAGGTGCAGGCTTAAGTCATTAATATTGGCTTGATGATTCACCCTGTCGTCAAATGGTATTTTAGCTGCTAAACCAAACAGGGCAGTTTCTTCGGTGGAGTTTGCCAAAACTGTTTTAGATCCACGACGAATGTAATACCGCTTTTGTCCTTTTTCACCTAATGTTGCCGGCGCTTTATAAGGGCGAGTTTCGCCACCGGGTACCCATATCACAAAAATATGCTTTTCTTGAAAAAACACCGGTGATGTAACAGGTGAGAAATAGGGATCTATTTTATGAGTGAGCTCAATTAGTTTTTTCTGAATCAAATCTAATTCATTTCTATTTAATCCCCTGGGGGGTAATACAGGTATCCCGTTTTTTTCTTCTACCCCTAAAATAATATAACCACCTCCCCAATTATTTATATCATTGGCAAATGCACAAATAGTATGTAAAATGTCTTCGGGATTCCAACCAGCTTTAAATTCAAGTCTGTCCCATTCTACAGTCTGGCCATTTAGCAACTCAGATATGTTTATGGGCAGCGACATGGTTTATTAAAATTAAGTGGTACGGCAATGATATGATGGTTCATCTCCTTTGATTAAACTACAGGTTTTCTATCAGGTTCTTAGAAGATTTTATTAAGTACCATAAGCTGGCAAAAAATATCGGTATGAAAATGGCTATAAAAATCAATAAGTGATCAAAACGGGGCGTTGCACTATCAATTAAAACAACCTTTGAATGCTCAATAATTAAGGTCATAGGATTTATATACAGTATAGATTGCACGTTAGGTGGTACGGCAGAAATCGGGTAAATGATCGGGCTTGCATAAAATAAGACATTGAGCAGGACTTCCCATATCTGGTTTATATCTCGTAACCTGACATACAACGGGGCAGCAAAGAATGAAAATGCCAATGAAATACCATAAATCAGGATGATATATAATAGAAAGAGAGACATATCTACGATGTCAGGATAAATATGATAAGCAAAAAGAAAAAGAAAAAGAATGATGAGGTTAAAGAAAAAAGCCAGTGCACTGTGAACGGTTGCTGAAATAATGATGATCCATTTTGGGATAAATATCTTTTTCAGAATGTTTGCTTTGTTTATTATACTGTTCATGCCGACAGTTGTAGTTTCTGAAAAGAAAAACCAGAGAATCAGGCCCAGAAGTAATCGTATGGAATAATTCGGGTTATCCTTAAAAAAGAGATGCGAAAAAACAAAATTCAGGACCAAAAATATACTTAACGGCTTGAGAAATATCCAAATGATCCCCAGCCATGAACCCTGATAACGCATCTTCAGATCTGTCTTAGCGAGCATCCAGATCATTTCCCAGTTATGATGGTGATTTTTATGGTTCATGAAAGGTGATATTTTCTCTTGCAAAACTATGAAAAGTTAAACCTAAAGCTCAATATTTTATTTTTTTGATCACCAGGATTTCAGGTTTGATTCTCAAGTCCGATCCTAAATCCAACTACTCCAAACCCGCGAAGCCATCGGCGCGGTCACCGGTAGGCAAAACGCAAAAAAATAAACCACAGATTCAAAGTCTGTGGCTATTTTCCCTAATTACAAGGAAGCTTACATTTCTATTCAAGTACATGAATATTCCTCACCGAACAAATATCTTTTAATTGCTTCGGCCAGATCGTTACACTGGTTTCGCCCAGGTGTGCGGTTCTCAACAAATACATGAAGGTCCTGGACTGCCCGATCCCGCCGCCTATGCTTAGCGGGATCTCTTCATTCAGGATAGCCTTGTGATAGGGCAGTTTGAGGAAATCAAGCTGGCCTGAGATTTCAAGTTGCTGCTTCAGGGTTTCCTTGGTTACCCTGATCCCCATGGAAGTTAATTCATGCCTTCTTTTCGTAACCGGGTTCCAGACCAGGATATCCCCATTCAATCCGTGCATGAGTTTACCGTTCTTGGTGATGGTTGGTGTCACCCAGTCATCATAATCTGCAGCCCGCATTTCATGCGGATACCCATCAGCAAGTACCCAGCCGATACCGATGATAAAGACGGCAGGATAATCCTGAAGGATCCTGGTTTCCCGCTGTTTTCTAGGCAAATCGGGAAACATTTCAAGGATCTCTTCGGCATGCAGGAATTTAAGTTCTTCCGGGATAGCCGGGTATTTATTCGTATTCAACTCAGGGAATTTTTCCCTGGCCAGTACACTTGCTCCGTATAATACTTTCCATATTCTGCGTACCGTATCTTTCAGGAAGTCCAGGTTACGCTGGTCGGCAGTGATGACCTTTTCCCAATCCCACTGGTCGACATAAGCTGAATGGTCGTGGTCAAGGAAATAATCCTTACGTACGGCGCGCATATCGGTGTTGATCCCTTCACCTACGGCACAGCCAAACTGTTTCAATGCCATTCTTTTCCACTTTGTGGCTGCCTGAACCACCTGGGCATCAATCCTTTTTTCAAGACCGAGGCCGCATGGGAATTCAATGGGTGTGCGCGATCCGTCGCGGTCGAGGTAATCGTTCACCCCGCTCTCCTTCGATACGATCAACGGCACCTGCACCATTTGAATATTCAGTTCTTTAGCCAGGTTCTCTTCGATGTAATGTTTTATCATGTAGAGCGCTTCCATCCGCTTCATGGGTGGCAGCAATGGCTGGTAATCATTCGGCAGGATTTTGGCTACCTCTTCATAGGTACTGATTCCCGGTCCTGCAAGATCAGCTTGTTTGTTTTGCATAATAATCCTTGTTAAATTTAATTAATAATGATTAGTTGTAATTATAGTAACTGAAACATATTTTATGTATGTATGATGAAATTGAGAGGCCGTAAATTTACTAAATTCTAAATATCGAATTCCTTTGGATAAAAATTTAGTTCGCAGTTCGCAGTTCCCAGTTCGCGGTTGGCGGTCGGCGGTTAAGTAATGAAATTAAACATTTTGTATAAAACACTTTGTTTAACGCAAAATGTTTTATATCTTTGAGAAAAAAAATGAATCCGTTTATCATCAAAGGATATGCTGGTCCCGAATTCTTTTGTGACCGGGAAGAGGAAACCGACAGACTTCTGAACGCTATCAATAATCAGCGCAATCTGACCTTGGTTTCATTACGAAAAATGGGGAAAACCGGCTTAATTTACCACACTTTTGAAAAGTTATCCAAGGATAAATACGATAAAATCTACATTGACATCTTCGATACGGTAAATCTTACCGGGTTTATTAACAAGTTCGCCAGTTCTCTTTTATCGCTCAAAAAGACTTTCGGAGAGAAAATGATTGAATATATTGAATCTTTTAGATATATCAGACCGGTTATCTCTATCGATCCTCTTTCAGGACTGCCAACAGCTTCTTTTAAAATATCCTCGGAAGAAGAAGCTCAGCAAACCATTAGCGACCTTTTTAAGATTTTGGTCGAAAAAAGTCTTTCTAAATCAATTGTGCTGGCAATCGATGAATTTCAGCAGATAACCAAATATCCGGAGAAAAATGTTGAAGCATTAATAAGAGGAAATATTCAAAACCTTCATAATGTGACAATTATTTTTTCGGGAAGCAATAAATCATTGCTGGGACAAATTTTTTCCAACCCGTCGAGGCCTTTTTATCAAAGTACTGAACTGATGTACCTTGAAGAAATTCAGCCTCCCTCCTATATCGATTTCATCAGAAATATCTTTTTAGCCCATGAAACTAAGATTGATGATGAAGCAATCGGGGATATTCTTTATTGGACCA
This genomic window contains:
- a CDS encoding ATP-binding protein, with the translated sequence MNPFIIKGYAGPEFFCDREEETDRLLNAINNQRNLTLVSLRKMGKTGLIYHTFEKLSKDKYDKIYIDIFDTVNLTGFINKFASSLLSLKKTFGEKMIEYIESFRYIRPVISIDPLSGLPTASFKISSEEEAQQTISDLFKILVEKSLSKSIVLAIDEFQQITKYPEKNVEALIRGNIQNLHNVTIIFSGSNKSLLGQIFSNPSRPFYQSTELMYLEEIQPPSYIDFIRNIFLAHETKIDDEAIGDILYWTRVHTYYVQYCCNKIFELKSGNISRAETQKICNQILRDHEPFYFELRNLLTHHQWQLLKAIAKEKGAKSITSSAFIKQYDLTNASTIKRGIESLLEKELIYRSKNQYLLQDVFFSRWLELQE
- a CDS encoding ABC transporter permease, producing MNHKNHHHNWEMIWMLAKTDLKMRYQGSWLGIIWIFLKPLSIFLVLNFVFSHLFFKDNPNYSIRLLLGLILWFFFSETTTVGMNSIINKANILKKIFIPKWIIIISATVHSALAFFFNLIILFLFLFAYHIYPDIVDMSLFLLYIILIYGISLAFSFFAAPLYVRLRDINQIWEVLLNVLFYASPIIYPISAVPPNVQSILYINPMTLIIEHSKVVLIDSATPRFDHLLIFIAIFIPIFFASLWYLIKSSKNLIENL
- a CDS encoding ABC transporter ATP-binding protein, which encodes MMNNDIVIKVEHVSKSFRIPQQRRNTIRERILSFSKKMTYETFNALEDVSFEIKKGEFFGIIGRNGSGKSTLLKILAGIYTPNKGSITINGEISPFLELGVGFNPELSGKDNIYLNGTLLGLTKKEIDRSYHKIVEFSELERFINLKVKNYSSGMHVRLAFSVAIHANKEILLMDEVLAVGDANFQVKCFEVFHKIIAEGRTIIFVSHDLSSIKKYSDRVLLLQNGSTNILGAPEEVIANYMI
- a CDS encoding glycosyltransferase; this translates as MESVRCNICSGEAKFLFKSFVLNKYEVDYYKCPICEFIQTESPYWLDEAYKNAITDLDIGLVSRNVIYSNAVEIIILKYFKSGEKFLDYAGGYGLFVRLMRDKGFNFYREDKYCENIFTKNYDLVDLIGDNKFEIVTAFEVFEHLVNPLEEIKNIFKYSDSLIFSTELQPHLEIKDIKDWWYFVPETGQHISFYSLNTLKYIALKFNSYFYSNGSNLHLFTNKKFVNNPLLNEQFSDDNKKIEITNLIQSDYDFAKNVIRRTDEINKEIHGDINDLSKLNDKMENQSEILVRKLSLSYAELDRIKSQYERIKSKLETTNSELDSAKSELATAKSQFETTNSELDSIKSELATAKSQLETVNSEHDSTKSELAKAKSQFETTNSELDSTKSELATAKSQLETVNSEHDSTKSELATTKSQFEATNSELDSTKSELTKAKSQFETTNSELDSIKSELATAKSQLETVNSEHDSTKSELAKAKSQFEATNSELNSTRYRLETVISELGVISNSYGWRLILFLYKLVNLFFPTGSLRRRIAVIIWNFGLLLMQIILKVYRKLSIGFRHFIKFLARLGKPKKGRRINTRSKKIVYIGHSYHNKTKSTLFLLDYLRQFYDVEVILDESWNGGSYPDLSFIDNSYLGVIFFQNLPTVNQFEKIKNDNLIFFPMYDSSGGLTQSWWNRYCKLKIVNFSKTLHTKLLEWGFESMYIQYFPKPGEFTPGNANEVFFWQRTNNININTIIKLFDQDEVKIHIHKAIDPNYQFCMPSIEDEKKYNIRYSDWFETREDLWNVIKQKGIYIAPREHEGIGMSFLEAMALGKVIIAVDNPTMNEYIIHGLTGYLFNLAQPQNIDLSALLEVQENTYKYISEGYDNWEKQKHTIIEFILKS
- a CDS encoding putative DNA binding domain-containing protein; its protein translation is MSLPINISELLNGQTVEWDRLEFKAGWNPEDILHTICAFANDINNWGGGYIILGVEEKNGIPVLPPRGLNRNELDLIQKKLIELTHKIDPYFSPVTSPVFFQEKHIFVIWVPGGETRPYKAPATLGEKGQKRYYIRRGSKTVLANSTEETALFGLAAKIPFDDRVNHQANINDLSLHLIQGFLQEVGSDLYEHSAQLSLADLVAKMRIARGSEEFFKPVNVGLLLFNDRPDKFFRGALIEVIIYGDEDGITFVEKRFTGPLHNQLREALAYIKSNIIEEHVRKIPGKAEASRFFNYPYQAVEETLANAVYHRSYEHPATIEVNIRFDKIEILSFPGPLPPITNKMLKQHTIVVRDYRNRRIGDFLKEMHLTEGRSTGIPTIYKIMQQNGSPEPIFETDDDRNYFLTILMIHPLVKTINKSKHLMKLGEKLGEKLGEKLRMIFKLMAENPEITITGLSEKVGISTTAIENNIKKLKESGYIKRIGPAKGGHWEINNE
- a CDS encoding aspartate--ammonia ligase, producing MQNKQADLAGPGISTYEEVAKILPNDYQPLLPPMKRMEALYMIKHYIEENLAKELNIQMVQVPLIVSKESGVNDYLDRDGSRTPIEFPCGLGLEKRIDAQVVQAATKWKRMALKQFGCAVGEGINTDMRAVRKDYFLDHDHSAYVDQWDWEKVITADQRNLDFLKDTVRRIWKVLYGASVLAREKFPELNTNKYPAIPEELKFLHAEEILEMFPDLPRKQRETRILQDYPAVFIIGIGWVLADGYPHEMRAADYDDWVTPTITKNGKLMHGLNGDILVWNPVTKRRHELTSMGIRVTKETLKQQLEISGQLDFLKLPYHKAILNEEIPLSIGGGIGQSRTFMYLLRTAHLGETSVTIWPKQLKDICSVRNIHVLE